The genomic DNA AAAAAAGAAAGAAAATTTAGATAAAAATTGAGAAAGGGGCGAAAGTATTGTGATTAAAAAAATCAACCATATTGCCATAGCGGTCTGGGACATTGACAAGGCAATTGCGTTTCATCGGGATATTCTCAAACTTGATTTCCACGGGTATGAAGAATTGCCGGAAATTGGCTGCGCGGTAGCGTTTTTCTCTTGCGGCGAAGTAGAAGTGGAACTGGTTTCTCCTATAGGGGAGCGCGCTTTTGTGAAAAAACATCTGGAAACGGTTGGCGAAGGGCTGTACCACATCGCCTATGAGGTTGATTCCATTCAGGCGGCGCTTGATTATTTCGCAAAGGAAAACATTCCTTTGCGCAGCCCCGCGCCAAAGCCCGGCTCCAGAAATACCCGCGTCGGCTATCTCGAAGCCGAAGGCGCTTGCGGCGTCATTACCGAACTGGTGGAATTGGCCGGCAAGAATTGAGCAATGCCTTAGGAATCTTTT from Acidaminococcales bacterium includes the following:
- a CDS encoding VOC family protein → MIKKINHIAIAVWDIDKAIAFHRDILKLDFHGYEELPEIGCAVAFFSCGEVEVELVSPIGERAFVKKHLETVGEGLYHIAYEVDSIQAALDYFAKENIPLRSPAPKPGSRNTRVGYLEAEGACGVITELVELAGKN